In Syntrophorhabdaceae bacterium, the DNA window CGGTTGAGCCATACGCGTCGATCCGCACCCCCTGCGAGTCAGGGCCGAAACCGCATCCGAGGAAACGCTGCCCCCGATGGCCGAAACAGACGAATTGTCTCCAGCCAAGCCTGTAGGCCTCCGAGATAAGCCGTGCGAAAGAGTCGTCGCCCTCGGGCTCAAAGAGCCCCGCATCGGCAACCAACACCTTTTCGTTACCTTCGGGACCGCGAAGCCCTTTGCGGTTCGCGAAGTCGATCCGGCGTCCGTACAGCACCGTCCCCGTATCGGTGATAAGGGGGATTCCCCGGAAGATAGCATCGAGCGTCATCGAGACCATCTGAAGGATTGAGCGACGTCGCTTGTCGCCCAGAGGGAGACGCCGATCGAGAATTAGGGTGAGAAGACTGATGACCGATCCCTTGAGATCGTCTTCCTCGGCAAGAGCCAGCAGGAGATCGAGATATGTGTAAAAACGGGCATAGTCCCATTTGGGAAGATAGTCGCAGAGGTCTGAAAAAAGTTTTCCGATATTATTGTGGGACAACTCCCTCACGATATTCTTGAGATGGTCTACGTGACAGGTCGGACGCCGGCCCAGGGATACGGTGAAATCGAGGGGCGTCTGGTCCTTGGGCACGTCAATAACCCGACCGAACTTATCCGAACAGTTAAGACCCATGACTCCGGGGGCCGATTCCTTAACGGAGAATATGAAGGCGCCACCGTCCGTGTAGCTTCCACCGCGGGCGTTCCAATACTGGTCGGCAATAGTGCCGAAACGGGCATCTTCTTTGGCCAGACTTTCAAGGGTCGCATCGATGGCCTGCTTCTCCGAACAGATGAGGCCGATCTCTATGTCCCCTTTCTGCAACGCGAATACCTGGGGTCTCAGCATTGCCGTATCGGTGATACCGATGAGCTGGAACTGTTTGTTCTTCACGTCGGAACGGGCGATAATGAAGAACCAGGGTCCGTCCGGGGAGCCGTGAATGTGCGCGGCCTGTATCTGCCGGTAGATGCGCTGTTTGTCTTCGGGGAGATGGTCGAAATCCATCTCGCTTGTCGGAGCCAGGGCTTCGATGATGTATTCAAGAGGATAGCCGTACACCCTGTTTAAGAGGTCGAAAACCTGGACAGAGACCTCCGTATCGGTGAGAAAGAGTGGATACACGTTGCGTTGACGCAGATATTCCGATACGGAATAGTAATTGGCGAAATCGCCATTGTGAACCAAGGCTTCGTCGAGGCCGATGAACGGGTGGGCCCCGCCGGGGTGCCAAACACGACCTTTGGTAGGGTAGCGCTGGTGTGCGATCCAGATATGGGCATCGAAGTTCTCAAGCTGATAGTACTGTGCCACCTGTTCGGCGTAGCCCACGATCTTCAAGATCATCATGTTTCTGCCGTGAGAGAGCACAAAGGCCTTCTTGTCGCCAAGCGCACTATAGAGCGCCAGGTTCAGTTGATAGGTGTTCTGGTAGACGCATTCCTCTTCGGCCTTAAAACGGGGGAGTGCCTCTAGATGGCGCTCTTTCTGAAAATGAGCGAGTGCTTCCGGCTTGACCCGGACAAAATACCGTTTCACCTGAGGAGGCTTCACCTCGAGCCCTTTGATGTCACGGTAGTCATCAACCGTGTCGATAAAGGCCTCGTGATCGATCTTGAAGACGGGTTTGATAAATCTCGCCTCCACCTCGGGCAGGGCCGTTTCATCGAGAAGCGCGACCTGCAAAAGGAAATCTTCGTCCAGGGTCTTCTGGTCCACGCCGAGTTTTGTGGGACTCAGCCCCACGGCGGCGAGGCCCCCGCCTTTGCCATTGCCTCGATTGTGCATCTGGACCGAAGGCTCGAAAATGTGCTTGCCGCTCACCGGTATACTACACGCAAAACCCGTGACGCCGCAGCCACCTTCTTCCGCCTCTATGCCTTCTCTTTTTATTCCCTTTGCCGCCTGCGCCAGGGCATCGCGGCTCCGAATGATGTCTTGTGTGAAATACTTCTTACTCATGGCAAACCTCGTAATCGGCTCCTGGTCTCATAAATCCAGCTCTCCCTCGACTTCCCCCTCTTTGATGTAATCAAGATGGGCGAGAAGATCTAAGCGCCCTGTCAGTTCGGTTACGCTTTTCATGCCGAAACGCTTGAGGATCTGAACGAGCTGTTTGCGCCAGGTCAAATACATGTTGATGATCCTTTGTGTGGCCCATTCACGCTCCATAAGGTTCGTCAGCTCTTCGTCGGTCGTGGCGATACCTCTCGCGCATCCTCGCCCGGATTCGCAGTGATGGCAACGGATACATTCGAGGGCCACCATGTCCGCTGTGCCGAGACATACCCCGTTTGCGCCCATGGCGATGGCTTTTGCCATATCATAGGCGGAGCGGATGCCGCCGCTCGCGATGATCGTAATGTTGTCACGTATGCCTTCGGCCAGGAGGAATTTATGAACCTTGGGAAGGGCATATTCGATGGGCATGGCAATGTTCTTTTTCGCGATGTCGGGGGCAGCGCCGGTGCCGCCGTAACTGCCGTCAAGCTGCACAATGTGCGCTCCTGCGTAGTAGCTTCCCACGGCCACCATGTCCACGTCGGTGGGTGTCGATACCTTAACCGATACGAGGGCTTTGGGGTTTGTCTCTTTGATCCAGTCCACGTGTTTCTTGTGGTCTTCTACGGAATAGACGCTGTGAAAGGGAAATGGCGAGAACAGGGCGCTTCCCGTCACGGCCTCACGCATGGCCGCCACGCGGGGCGTTACCTTGTCGCCGAGAAGATGCCCGCCAAGGCCGGGTTTCGCACCCTGGGCGTATTTGAATTCGACGATGCGGACCCGTTTGATGGTTTCTTCTCTCACGCCGAAAAGGCCTGTGGCCACCTGTGTAATGATGTGGTCGTCGTAGGGTATCAATTCTTCCGGATAACCGCCTTCTCCCGTGCAACAAAAGGTGCCGAGCGCCGTTGCCGCCCTCACCCTGGAAAGCATGGTAACGATGCTCACTGAGCCGAAGGACATGCCGCCCAGGTAGAAAGGCACCGGTATCGTGATGCGGGGACGGGAATCGGAAGACCGATTGAGTTCAATGGCCGTAGAAATCTCGTGTTCGCTCATCCCATTGTCTTTGGCCTTGGGAAAGACGAAACGCAGTTTGTCGAAACCGCCTCCCGAGTCGCCGGTTTTGTAGTTAAGGCCTTGATGCGGTATTTCGCCTGTGGCGGCCATGTGCCAGGTACCGGCCAACAGATCGGCCGGCCAGCGTCTGTCACCCAGGACCTCATAAGAAGGGTTGAGTGTGAGCGAGATCGCTTTCTGGGGACATCTGTCTACGCAGTAGAACGTATTCTTGCTGCAGGGGAATCCAAGGCAGAGATGGTCCGATGCGGCCTTCGGCCGTTTGGTGCCCTTCTTGTAAACGCCATACGGGCAGAGCTCAAGACAGAGTCCGCAGTTATTGCAGGCCTTGCTTATGCTCACGCGATATTTGCCGAGGGCATTACGGAAGCGGCTTGGCGCTTCTCTTGTCTCGGGAAAAACAAATCCTTCACTGTTTCGATTGTGTGGCATCGGCTAACCTCTTTTCCCCATGACAGCGAAAATCTCTTTTTCAAGGTCCTCAAAAAACATGGCCCGGCCCATTTCTCCACGCAAACGGCGCACCTCCCTTATGCCCATGGCGCCCATGATCTCAAGGAGCTGGCTATGCCAGCCTGCAATGAGGTTCTCGATTCTCTGAGCGCCCCAGGCAGGGTCCACGCCTTCGAGTTCAACAGGGCAGGCCACGCCTTGTTTGCAACGGCGGCAAACCCTGCACTCCATGGCCACGAGGAGCGGAATGTCTACTGTGAGGGCATCGGCACCGCAAATGATGAGCTTCGCCGTGTGCTCGGCCATGGCAACGCCGCCACCGCCAATAAGGGTTATCTCATCCCTCACGCCCTTATCCACAAGCGCAAGGTGTATCTCCTTGATCCGATCCTTGATAAACAAAGGTTTTTCGCCCTTCTCCATGCCGTATTCGTCACAGGAAAGATGGAGCGCTTCAGCGCCCTCCCCGGCAAGATGGATCACCCGTTCAGACGCTCGAGGTGTAAGCTCCAATCTGATAAGAACAACAAGGCGGGGGTTCGTCTGCTTCAAGCTCTTCTGAAGCGTCATAACCTGCCTGCTATCGGGTATCTCGACGAGCGAAAGCCTCTCAACAAGTCCCTTTTTAAGGGCCTTGGGATCGCCATCCACGAAGAAGATGATATGGGAAAGGTATTTCTCCATTTCCTGATCGAATTCGGACTGTCTGATCACGACAAATGTGCCAAGGGCGCGGGCTGCCTCCAGCAAGGCAAGCTTGATCCGTTTGGCGGGCGGTGACCAGGGCAGGATATCAAAGATAATAGGGAGCGGTATCTCGACGAGCGGCGGAGGTGCGAGCGACGATGACATATTGCCCTCTGCATCAAATGCGAGGGCCATGAGTTTACGGCCTATATCCACGGTAGTGCTGATATACTCACGGCCGTGGATACCGTCTCTTGTGGGACGAACGATCTCTGACATGTCGGTCCACATGGCGTCAAAACCTGCACCGGAAAACGGACCACCGTAACCGGCCCCGGACACGGGGATGCGGCCGCTTTCAGCCTGGAAGTAGAGACCGGAAATGACTTCCGGCGTCCAGTAGCTATCCCCGAGCGCTTTATATAGCGGATTAAGCCCCTTCTGGATAAGCCGGTTGGGACAGTTCTGTACGCATCTGAAACAGTCCTTGCAGATACTATCGAGTGAATCGATCATCTGCCGTGTATCCAGAGCGCGCTTTTCGTATACCTTATACACGCAATCCTTTTTTACGCAGCGGGGACATTTTAAACAGCCTTCCTCCCAGGCGATCACACCGGATTTTGTGATGGCGGGAAACCTGTTGTCCGTCTGCTTCGTGGTTATGTGGTATTTCAGGGGCATGTTTCTACTCCTCTTACACGTCCGGTCTCGGCGTGAGGCCGGCCTCTTCGACGATCTCAGGCACCGCGTCTTCCCACTCAATCGCCATGATATGGACGCCGTGGACACCTTCGATTTCCTTGAGCGCCTGAATCGTCTCCACGGCAATTTTCAGCCCTTCCTTGCGCTGTTCGCCCTGGGCGACCCCTTTCATGCGGCTAATCACTTCTTGAGGCACGTCCATACCGGCGACCTGTGTATTCATATATTCAGCCATACGGGCCGACTTCAACGGGGTGATACCGCCCAGTATGTAAACCTTCTTGTCAAGACCCCGGTCTCTCACCTGGCCCATCCACTCTCCGAACCGGTTAAGGTTGTAGATGCATTGGGTCTGAATGAACTCGGCCCCTGCATCGACCTTTTTCTCAAGGCGGATGACCCGGTATTTAAAAGGGTCTGCAAATGGGTTTTCGACGGCCCCGACGAAAAGATCGGGTGGCGTAGAAAGTTTTTCTCCGCCGAGAATGAGGCCCTCATCTCGCATCTGTCGGACGAGGTGCACAAGCTGAACCGAGTCAATATCAAACACGCCTTTTGCCTGCGGCTGATTGCCAAAAGACTGGTGGTCTCCGGTGAGGCAAAGGATGTTACGGATACCAAGAGCGGAAGCGCCGAGGATATCGGACTGAAGCGCGATACGGTTTCGATCGCGGGTCACCATCTGGAGCACCGGATCGAGACCTATCTTACCGAGGAGCACGCAGGAAGCGAGACTCGAGAGACGCACTACGCCGGTCTGGTTGTCCGTTACATTGACGCCGTCCACAAAGCCTTTCAGGAGTTTGCCCTTTTTTTGAATGGCTTTAGGGTCTGCACCCTTGGGGGGACCGCACTCAGCGGTGACGGCGAAATGACCTTTGTGCAAAATCCTTTTCAGACGACTTCCGGCTTTCATGTTGTCTGGTCCTCCCTTACGATTTTCCTGGGTCCTTTGCCCTGCTGTTTTGACCAGTCCGCGGGCGGGTACACCTTCTTTAGATGATCGAGCTGCCCTCTCTCGTCAAGGCGTTCCACGATGAGCTGCCACGCGCAGGGCGTATCGGGGTCGACTTCACATTTCCCGTCCTTGGACCCGCCGCAAGGCCCGTTGAATAGGCCCTTGGAACACCGGGTAACAGGACAGACCGCGGCGAAATAAGCGAGTTTGCAGTCGCCACATGCGCGGCAATTCTCAACCCAGACCCCTGCCTCTTTGGTCTCACCGATGAAGGTCGTGTTAAGAGCAGGCAGGATGATGGCCTGCGGGAAGACCTCAGCCACTGCCTGCACGCCGGCGCCGCACCCAAGCGAGAGCACCGCGTCGTACACGTCGATCAAGTCCGTCAACTGGTCGATAAATTCGTAGACACACTGGCGGTCGAGCGTAATCTCTTTGATTTTGAGATCGCGGCCTTCCTTCTTTGCATCCATCCTAAGCGCCGAAGCAATAAGCCCTACTTCCTTCTCTCCGCCTGCGGCGCACTCAGCCACGCAACTGCCGCATCCAGCGATAAGGATCTTTCGGTACGGCGCAATCATTTCCTTGATCTCCGATAAAGGTTTTCTTTCCGCGGTAATCATGCCTTACTCCTTGAATTTTTGGGGCTCATCGTCCATCCCCTCCGGTAACAACATTGTCGGGGCCATCTTCGTTCCTTTGTTTATCGGGCCAGAGGTGAAGGACCGATCAGGGCTTCCCGTGCAATAAGTCCCCGTGCGAGTTCGTCAATGGTTGTTTTTGTTCCCGGCGCAAGATGGATCAGTTCGAGACGTTCTAATTCGAGTCCGATCTCCTGGATCAGGCCCTGGGCAAAGGTGAGACGTTTCTTCGCCCGTGTGTTCCCTTCCCGGTAACGACAGGCCCCTTCAGCGCACGTCACAATGTAGACCTTATCGGCGCCCGATTCCAGAGCGCGCAAAAGGTGAAGCGGCTCGATCCGCCCGCTGCAGGGCAACGGGAAGAACCTGATCCGTGAACCCAGTTCTTTCTCAAGGGCACGCCTGTTCGTATCCTGCTTGCCGTCGATCTGCTGACAAAAGAAGATAGCAAAGTTGAGTCCCGCAGTTCTCTGATCCATGTCTTTTGACCTTTCAACTCCCATAAATTGCCGATAGTCAATGCTCTAAACTATCGTTTCTTACCTTACAAAAAAAGGGCGTCATTTAAGACGCCCCTGTCATAGTCAGCGTACTTTATGGACGACACGTCATCGGGCCGTCGCAGCGTAAAATATACCACCCAGCCGACTGTCTGTCAATAGATTTACCGCGCTCGAAATAACAGGCAGAATCTTTACCATCCTTGGCTCAAGGCGGTACGGGCCTTTTTCGCTTCCCCCTCGCAACGGGCACCTTTCTCTTCGCTTCCTTTGGCTCGTCAGTGAAAAGCTCGATCACGTTTCTGAGTTTCAAAGACGTCTCCGCGATACCCACGAAATTCGAAATAATCCGGTCTGCCTCTTTCTTGTATCGTTTCTTGACAATTTTCGTGTCTCGCAAGATTGTCTTTCTCAAAATCCCGTGGTCTGACTGAATCCAACTCTTGATCATGGCTTCGGTCACTTCTATATGAAACTGAAGACCGTAGGCATTCTGACCCACGCGAAAAGCCTGATTCCTGCAGTCATCACCGGTGGCAAGAAGGACCGCTCCCTCGGGTATATCAAACGTATCTTCATGCCATTGAAAAACCTGCAGATACTCAGGGTTTTTGCCGAGCAGCGCATCAATTTTCCCCTCTGTGGTCTTTTTCACGCTGAACCAGCCAATCTCTTTGCGCACCGCCTTTTTCACCCGTGCCCCGCAGGTTTTAGCGAGAAGCTGTGCGCCTAAACAAATGCCCAGCAGGGGAATCTCCTCGATGAGGGCACGCCTGATGTACTGTTCTTCCTGGCGCAAGAATTTATAGGCTTCCTCTTCGTATACGTTCATGGGCCCCCCGAGAATCACCACGGCCCCGACATGATCGAAATCAAGGGGCAGGCTCTCGCCCCGGATAAGTTCAACGATTTGAACATCCCATCCGTTTGCCACAAAAACTCTCTCTATTAATCCGGGTCCTTCGTCCTCTACTTGCTTGATAACGAGTAACCTTCTTTTCATAATATTGCCCTCATTTGCCGAGAAGACCTCTGAGAATTCAAACAGAGGTCACCAGGGCATAAAACGGTATTGAACTGCGGTGTCCGGTGATTATAAAACCCTCGCGAGCTTTGAGGGGTTGGCACGACTGTGTGCAAGAATAGCTTAATGCCCCCGGCCTTTATTTGCAAGCACTATTTCGCGTTCCACGCCCTACCCGCTGCAACGTGCCCGCAGGGATTCCGAAGGCCAACAGAGAACTTAAGTTTCAGGGCGATGTCCGGGGGCCAAGATTATCACCGCCCCCGAGTACTTTGTAGAGCATTACCATATTGATTAGTCTGGCGAGGCGGATCGTGATGAGCCCCTGCTCGGCTGCATAGAGAGAGCGCTGCGCATCGAGCACGCTCAAATAGCTGTCGATTCCCGTTGAATAGCGTATATCGCTCAAACGATAGGCCTCTTCCGAGGTGTGAACGAGTGACTCCTGCGCCGCCAATTGATCCCCCACCGTACCCCGCTCAGCCAGGGCGTCTGCCACTTCCTTGAAAGCAACCTGGATTGCCTTCTCATACTGAGCCACGGCAATCTCCCTTTGCACCTTGATACCCTTAAGCGACGACCACAAGCGGGCGTCAAAAATCGGCATAATCGCCTGAGGCTGAAAGGTCCAGGCCGAGGAGTCGGCCTTGAAGAGACGGGAAAGCTCGAAGCTTTCCGTACCAACTGTAGTGGTCAGGAAAATACTCGGGAAGAACGCGGCCCGCGCAGCACCGATGTTTGCGTTGACCGCCTTGAGTTCGTGTTCCGCGGCCAGAATATCGGGACGGTGCAAGAGTGTCTCGGAAGGAGCGCCTGCGGATATATCGCCGAGGGGTGCAATGCCTTTGAGGTCTACAGGCGTGATCTCGTCGGGAACAGGTGTACCGGCAAGGAGGTCAAGGGTGTTCTTGTCGGTGGCGACGAGCTGTGTATACAGGGCAAGGCTTGCCCGGGCTGCATCCACCTGAGTTTGAGCCCGGTTAAGATCGAGTTCGGTGGCAAGGCCCACGTCGAAGCGTCGTCGGATCAGATCGTAGGTGGACTGCTGGGCGGCAAGAGTCGAACGGGTCAGTCTGAGGTTTTCCTTATCCGCGGCGAGCATGAGATACGCTGTGGCAACCTCCGATACCAGCGAAATCTGCGCACCGCGTCGAACATAATCTGTGGCAAGATACTCCTCAAGCGCCTTGTCTTTCAGACTCCGAAGACGACCGAAAAGGTCAACCTCCCAGGAAAGAATGCCCAGATTAACGCTGTAGAAATCGGTGATTACCGTGGTTCCAGGTTGCGATGCGTTTGCATCGGCGGGCACACGCCCCTTACTCCTCGTAGCAGACGCATCCACCGTGGGCAAAAGGGAGGCGCGCTGAACCCCGTAGATGGCACTCGCCACTTCCACGTTTAAAGCGGCTATGCGCAGATCCCGGTTGTTCTTAAGCGCCGTGGCGATGATTTCCCGAAGGTGCTCATCACGAAAGTATTCCTGCCAGCTTATCTCGTAAGCCATGGGAGCTTTAGCCCCTGTCCTCTCCTCTTTGTAGGCCGCCCCCTTAGGCCAATCCGAAGGGGTGGGTGCCGCCGGACGCTTGTAAACGGGGGCCAACGTGCAGGCCGCAAGGAAAAAGGCGGCAAAGAGAATTAATACATGCTTTCTTATCATGACCATTATCCCTCTCAAGTAATCAGGCCGTCAGGTTTATTTTCCCCGACAGGCGTAGAATCGGGGTTGTTACCGGGGCTGAGCCCCTCTTGTCTTTTCTCAAACACACGTGATACGACGAGAAAGAACAGGGGAATGTAAAAGATAGCGATAAGTGTGGCCGTGAGCATCCCGCCGGCCACGGTGGTACCAATCGCTTTCATGGCACCTGCTCCCGCGCCCGTTGCGATAGCAAGCGGTAGTACCCCAAAGAAGAAGGCGAGCGACGTCATGATGATGGGCCTGAATCGCAGCTTTGCTGCCTGAACAGTGGCCTCGACTAGGGACGCCCCCTGTGCTAACTGCTCTTTGGCAAATTGGACAATCAGGATGGCATTCTTAGTGGTAAGACCGAGCGTGGTGAGAAACCCGATTTGAAAGTAAACGTCGTTAAACATGCCCCGGCCCCATGTGGCAATCGCCGCACCAAATACGCCGAGCGGCAGGACGAGCAAGATCGAGATAGGGATAGACCAGCTTTCGTAGAGCGCAGCGAGGCAGAGGAAGATCACTATGATCGAAAAAGTGTAGAGCAGAGGTCCCTGAGAGGCGGCCATGCGCTCCTGATAGGACAGTCCCGTCCAATCAAAACCGATACCCTGAGGTAGTTTTGCAACGATATCTTCCATGGCTCTCATGGCCTGTCCTGTGCTCTTTCCCGGCGCCGCCTCTCCCTGGATATTCATCGACGGGAACCCGTTGAAGCGTTCGAGCCGGGGAGATCCCGAGGCCCAGCGGCCCCCGGCAAGGGCTGAAAAGGGCACCATCTTTCCCGAGCTGTTACGGACGTAAAGCCGGTCAATGTCGTGGGGCAACATACGGTATGGCGCATCGGCCTGAATATAGACCCTTTTGATCCGACCTCCCTGAACAAAATTATTCACGTAGGCGCCCCCAAAGGCCTCTGAAATAGTACTATCCGCCGAGGCTATGGGAACCCCAAGGGAACCTGCCTTTCCCCAGTCAAGATCGACCCGATACTGGGGCACGTCTTCCAGGCCGTTG includes these proteins:
- a CDS encoding glutamate synthase-related protein — encoded protein: MPHNRNSEGFVFPETREAPSRFRNALGKYRVSISKACNNCGLCLELCPYGVYKKGTKRPKAASDHLCLGFPCSKNTFYCVDRCPQKAISLTLNPSYEVLGDRRWPADLLAGTWHMAATGEIPHQGLNYKTGDSGGGFDKLRFVFPKAKDNGMSEHEISTAIELNRSSDSRPRITIPVPFYLGGMSFGSVSIVTMLSRVRAATALGTFCCTGEGGYPEELIPYDDHIITQVATGLFGVREETIKRVRIVEFKYAQGAKPGLGGHLLGDKVTPRVAAMREAVTGSALFSPFPFHSVYSVEDHKKHVDWIKETNPKALVSVKVSTPTDVDMVAVGSYYAGAHIVQLDGSYGGTGAAPDIAKKNIAMPIEYALPKVHKFLLAEGIRDNITIIASGGIRSAYDMAKAIAMGANGVCLGTADMVALECIRCHHCESGRGCARGIATTDEELTNLMEREWATQRIINMYLTWRKQLVQILKRFGMKSVTELTGRLDLLAHLDYIKEGEVEGELDL
- a CDS encoding glutamate synthase-related protein; the protein is MPLKYHITTKQTDNRFPAITKSGVIAWEEGCLKCPRCVKKDCVYKVYEKRALDTRQMIDSLDSICKDCFRCVQNCPNRLIQKGLNPLYKALGDSYWTPEVISGLYFQAESGRIPVSGAGYGGPFSGAGFDAMWTDMSEIVRPTRDGIHGREYISTTVDIGRKLMALAFDAEGNMSSSLAPPPLVEIPLPIIFDILPWSPPAKRIKLALLEAARALGTFVVIRQSEFDQEMEKYLSHIIFFVDGDPKALKKGLVERLSLVEIPDSRQVMTLQKSLKQTNPRLVVLIRLELTPRASERVIHLAGEGAEALHLSCDEYGMEKGEKPLFIKDRIKEIHLALVDKGVRDEITLIGGGGVAMAEHTAKLIICGADALTVDIPLLVAMECRVCRRCKQGVACPVELEGVDPAWGAQRIENLIAGWHSQLLEIMGAMGIREVRRLRGEMGRAMFFEDLEKEIFAVMGKRG
- a CDS encoding methylenetetrahydrofolate reductase produces the protein MKAGSRLKRILHKGHFAVTAECGPPKGADPKAIQKKGKLLKGFVDGVNVTDNQTGVVRLSSLASCVLLGKIGLDPVLQMVTRDRNRIALQSDILGASALGIRNILCLTGDHQSFGNQPQAKGVFDIDSVQLVHLVRQMRDEGLILGGEKLSTPPDLFVGAVENPFADPFKYRVIRLEKKVDAGAEFIQTQCIYNLNRFGEWMGQVRDRGLDKKVYILGGITPLKSARMAEYMNTQVAGMDVPQEVISRMKGVAQGEQRKEGLKIAVETIQALKEIEGVHGVHIMAIEWEDAVPEIVEEAGLTPRPDV
- a CDS encoding methylenetetrahydrofolate reductase C-terminal domain-containing protein gives rise to the protein MITAERKPLSEIKEMIAPYRKILIAGCGSCVAECAAGGEKEVGLIASALRMDAKKEGRDLKIKEITLDRQCVYEFIDQLTDLIDVYDAVLSLGCGAGVQAVAEVFPQAIILPALNTTFIGETKEAGVWVENCRACGDCKLAYFAAVCPVTRCSKGLFNGPCGGSKDGKCEVDPDTPCAWQLIVERLDERGQLDHLKKVYPPADWSKQQGKGPRKIVREDQTT
- a CDS encoding hydrogenase iron-sulfur subunit translates to MDQRTAGLNFAIFFCQQIDGKQDTNRRALEKELGSRIRFFPLPCSGRIEPLHLLRALESGADKVYIVTCAEGACRYREGNTRAKKRLTFAQGLIQEIGLELERLELIHLAPGTKTTIDELARGLIAREALIGPSPLAR
- a CDS encoding type 1 glutamine amidotransferase, whose translation is MKRRLLVIKQVEDEGPGLIERVFVANGWDVQIVELIRGESLPLDFDHVGAVVILGGPMNVYEEEAYKFLRQEEQYIRRALIEEIPLLGICLGAQLLAKTCGARVKKAVRKEIGWFSVKKTTEGKIDALLGKNPEYLQVFQWHEDTFDIPEGAVLLATGDDCRNQAFRVGQNAYGLQFHIEVTEAMIKSWIQSDHGILRKTILRDTKIVKKRYKKEADRIISNFVGIAETSLKLRNVIELFTDEPKEAKRKVPVARGKRKRPVPP
- a CDS encoding efflux transporter outer membrane subunit, yielding MIRKHVLILFAAFFLAACTLAPVYKRPAAPTPSDWPKGAAYKEERTGAKAPMAYEISWQEYFRDEHLREIIATALKNNRDLRIAALNVEVASAIYGVQRASLLPTVDASATRSKGRVPADANASQPGTTVITDFYSVNLGILSWEVDLFGRLRSLKDKALEEYLATDYVRRGAQISLVSEVATAYLMLAADKENLRLTRSTLAAQQSTYDLIRRRFDVGLATELDLNRAQTQVDAARASLALYTQLVATDKNTLDLLAGTPVPDEITPVDLKGIAPLGDISAGAPSETLLHRPDILAAEHELKAVNANIGAARAAFFPSIFLTTTVGTESFELSRLFKADSSAWTFQPQAIMPIFDARLWSSLKGIKVQREIAVAQYEKAIQVAFKEVADALAERGTVGDQLAAQESLVHTSEEAYRLSDIRYSTGIDSYLSVLDAQRSLYAAEQGLITIRLARLINMVMLYKVLGGGDNLGPRTSP